The Streptomyces spororaveus genome includes a region encoding these proteins:
- a CDS encoding flavin-containing monooxygenase, producing MTTQPRPVYVIGAGPGGLAAAAALRARGVRAVVVEKSDAVGASWRQHYDRLHLHTTRRLSALPGLAMPRRFGRWVSRDNVVRYLEKYAEFHELELVTGVEVTRIEPAPEGEEGWILHASGGRELAAAAVVVATGYNHTPALPDWPGRDAYEGRLLHAREYRNPQPYAGQDVLVVGVGNTGAEIAVDLVEGGAARVRLAVRTAPHIMRRATAGWPAQRSGILARRLPAPVVDRLAVLIAGVSVPDLSAYGLPRPDTGLYRRVKQGSIPVQDVGLVDAVRGGKVEPVAAVEAFDGAEVVLADGSRIAPDTVIAATGYRRALEGLVGHLGVLDEGGLPRAQGARTPEQARGLYFTGFSNPISGMFREMAMDAEKIAKAVARRAAKGTR from the coding sequence ATGACCACCCAGCCCCGCCCCGTGTACGTCATCGGGGCCGGCCCCGGCGGCCTCGCCGCGGCCGCCGCGCTGCGCGCCCGCGGGGTACGCGCGGTCGTCGTCGAGAAGTCCGACGCGGTCGGTGCCTCCTGGCGGCAGCACTACGACCGGCTGCACCTGCACACCACGCGCCGGCTCTCGGCCCTGCCCGGCCTGGCCATGCCGCGCCGCTTCGGGCGCTGGGTCTCCCGCGACAACGTCGTGCGCTACCTGGAGAAGTACGCCGAGTTCCACGAGCTGGAGCTGGTGACCGGCGTCGAGGTGACCCGGATCGAGCCCGCGCCCGAGGGCGAGGAGGGCTGGATCCTGCACGCCAGCGGCGGCCGGGAGCTGGCGGCCGCGGCCGTGGTCGTCGCCACCGGGTACAACCACACCCCCGCACTCCCCGACTGGCCGGGCCGGGACGCGTACGAGGGCCGGCTGCTGCACGCCCGCGAATACCGCAATCCCCAGCCGTACGCGGGCCAGGACGTCCTCGTCGTCGGCGTCGGCAACACCGGCGCCGAGATAGCCGTCGACCTCGTCGAGGGCGGCGCGGCCCGGGTGCGGCTCGCGGTGCGCACCGCGCCGCACATCATGCGCCGTGCCACCGCGGGCTGGCCGGCCCAGCGCAGCGGGATCCTCGCGCGGCGGCTGCCCGCGCCGGTCGTGGACCGGCTGGCGGTGCTCATCGCCGGGGTCTCCGTCCCGGACCTGTCCGCCTACGGGCTTCCGCGCCCGGACACCGGCCTGTACCGCAGGGTCAAGCAGGGGTCGATACCGGTTCAGGACGTCGGGCTGGTCGACGCCGTCCGCGGCGGCAAGGTGGAACCGGTGGCCGCCGTCGAGGCCTTCGACGGCGCCGAGGTGGTACTCGCGGACGGCTCGCGGATCGCCCCGGACACGGTGATCGCGGCGACCGGCTACCGCCGGGCGCTGGAGGGGCTGGTCGGCCACCTCGGGGTGCTCGACGAGGGCGGCCTGCCCCGCGCGCAGGGCGCCCGCACCCCCGAGCAGGCCCGCGGCCTGTACTTCACCGGCTTCTCCAACCCCATCAGCGGGATGTTCCGGGAGATGGCCATGGACGCGGAGAAGATCGCCAAGGCGGTCGCCCGCCGTGCCGCCAAGGGGACACGATGA
- a CDS encoding DoxX family protein, which yields MQTIWLSGAEWLAVLRIGLGLWWLESWRHKDKKGWFERGTGIAWAADVAGKHRWTFVKGGFELVVAPRPKAMAYIVVYAELALGLGLVLGFLTPVALAGGLLLNLLYLVLMIHDWAEQGQNAMMALISLVALLAMSWQTWSLDAAIGLFL from the coding sequence ATGCAGACCATCTGGCTCAGTGGGGCCGAATGGCTCGCCGTGCTCCGGATAGGCCTCGGCCTGTGGTGGCTGGAGAGCTGGCGGCACAAGGACAAGAAGGGCTGGTTCGAGCGCGGCACCGGCATCGCCTGGGCCGCCGACGTCGCCGGCAAACACCGCTGGACCTTCGTCAAGGGCGGCTTCGAGCTGGTCGTCGCGCCGCGGCCGAAGGCGATGGCGTACATCGTCGTCTACGCGGAACTCGCCCTCGGGCTGGGCCTGGTACTCGGCTTCCTCACCCCGGTCGCACTGGCCGGCGGCCTCCTGCTGAACCTGCTCTACCTCGTGCTGATGATCCACGACTGGGCCGAGCAGGGCCAGAACGCGATGATGGCACTCATCTCGCTCGTCGCCCTCCTCGCCATGTCCTGGCAGACCTGGTCCCTCGACGCGGCGATCGGACTCTTCCTGTGA
- a CDS encoding Zn-ribbon domain-containing OB-fold protein has protein sequence MTGTARYDLPEADAFTRPYWDAAAAGRLLLRRCADCGRAHHYPREFCPFCWAGEDRVTWESAGGRATLYTWSVIHRNDLPPFGTRVPYTAAVVDLAEGPRMMTEVVDCEAAELRIGMPLAVTFREAADGVWVAVFRPAPD, from the coding sequence GTGACCGGCACGGCGCGGTACGACCTCCCCGAGGCCGACGCGTTCACCCGCCCCTACTGGGACGCGGCGGCCGCGGGACGGCTGCTGCTGCGGCGCTGCGCCGACTGCGGGCGGGCGCACCACTACCCGCGCGAGTTCTGCCCGTTCTGCTGGGCGGGCGAGGACCGCGTGACCTGGGAGAGCGCCGGCGGCCGGGCGACCCTCTACACGTGGTCGGTGATCCACCGCAACGACCTCCCGCCCTTCGGCACGCGCGTCCCGTACACGGCGGCGGTCGTCGACCTCGCCGAGGGCCCGCGGATGATGACCGAGGTGGTGGACTGCGAGGCGGCGGAGCTGCGCATCGGCATGCCGCTGGCGGTCACCTTCCGCGAGGCGGCGGACGGGGTGTGGGTGGCGGTCTTCCGGCCGGCGCCCGACTGA
- a CDS encoding pyridoxine/pyridoxamine 5'-phosphate oxidase, producing MSSSEIGEIHETGEPGEISSDVFHATLHSLRVWDSPLPGFDTAAAPGEPVALFREWFVHAARAGQLEPHTMSLATVDGQGRPDVRTLMLHEADARGWHFASHATSAKGVQLAGRPEAALGFYWPSVGRQVRVRGRVSACGPEESRADLAVRSRGALAAALTGRQSEVLGSVEELARVSAAAWERAGAEPDAPAPTWTRYVLDPAEVEFFQGDAARRHVRLRYSRTAEGSWDRELLWP from the coding sequence ATGAGCAGCAGCGAGATCGGCGAGATCCACGAGACCGGTGAGCCCGGCGAGATCAGCAGTGACGTCTTCCACGCCACCCTGCATTCCCTGCGCGTGTGGGACTCCCCGCTCCCCGGGTTCGATACCGCGGCCGCGCCCGGTGAGCCCGTGGCGCTGTTCCGGGAGTGGTTCGTGCATGCCGCGCGGGCGGGGCAGTTGGAGCCGCACACCATGAGTCTGGCCACCGTGGACGGGCAGGGGCGGCCCGACGTGCGGACGCTGATGCTGCACGAGGCCGACGCGCGCGGCTGGCACTTCGCCTCGCACGCCACCAGCGCCAAGGGCGTGCAGCTGGCCGGGCGGCCGGAGGCGGCGCTCGGGTTCTACTGGCCGTCCGTGGGCCGCCAGGTCCGCGTGCGGGGCCGGGTCAGCGCCTGCGGGCCCGAGGAGAGCCGGGCGGACCTGGCGGTCCGCTCGCGCGGCGCGCTCGCCGCCGCGCTCACGGGCCGGCAGAGCGAGGTGCTCGGCTCCGTGGAGGAGCTGGCGCGGGTCTCGGCGGCGGCCTGGGAGCGGGCCGGAGCCGAGCCGGACGCGCCGGCTCCGACGTGGACGCGGTACGTGCTGGATCCCGCCGAGGTGGAGTTCTTCCAGGGGGATGCCGCGCGCCGGCACGTCCGCCTGCGGTACTCCCGTACCGCGGAGGGCTCCTGGGACCGCGAGCTGCTCTGGCCCTGA
- a CDS encoding DUF4287 domain-containing protein, translating into MAETAKGPASYFPSIEKKYGRPIGEWQDLIRSSPLTKHMELVSWLKTEHGLGHGHANALVAHTLAEGK; encoded by the coding sequence ATGGCCGAGACGGCCAAGGGCCCCGCCAGCTATTTCCCCTCGATCGAGAAGAAGTACGGACGTCCGATCGGGGAGTGGCAGGACCTCATCCGGTCCTCGCCGCTGACCAAGCACATGGAGCTCGTGTCCTGGCTCAAGACCGAGCACGGGCTCGGGCACGGTCACGCCAACGCGCTCGTGGCGCACACCCTCGCCGAGGGGAAGTAG
- a CDS encoding thiolase C-terminal domain-containing protein, whose amino-acid sequence MPGPTSGPTPGLTSGPAPRARRRVAVVGVALSDCGRVDGPTPYALHAQAARRALADSGLDRSVIDGFASAGLGTLAPVEVAEYLGLRPTWVDSTSVGGSTWEVMAAHAADAIAAGHANAVLLVYGSTARADIKARRRTSNLSFGARGPLQFEVPYGHTLISKYAMAARRHMHEYGTTLEQLASVAVQARANAATNPDAMFRDPLTVDEVLSSDMIADPFTKLHCCIRSDGGCAVLLAAEDYVPDTAKAPVWILGAGTSVSHTTMSEWEDFTVSPAAVSGRIAFERAGLTPADVDLAEIYDAFTYMTLVTLEDLGFCAKGEGGAFVEKGRLLRDGELPVNTDGGGLSACHPGMRGLFLLVEAVRQLRGEAGAGQVTKPGGRLPEVALASGTGGWFCSSGTVLLGRG is encoded by the coding sequence ATGCCTGGACCCACATCTGGACCCACACCTGGACTCACGTCCGGACCCGCACCCCGCGCCCGCCGGAGGGTCGCCGTGGTCGGCGTCGCCCTCTCGGACTGCGGACGGGTCGACGGCCCCACCCCCTACGCCCTGCACGCGCAGGCCGCCCGGCGGGCCCTGGCCGACTCCGGCCTCGACCGCTCCGTCATCGACGGCTTCGCCTCGGCCGGCCTCGGCACGCTCGCACCGGTCGAGGTGGCCGAGTACCTGGGCCTGCGCCCCACCTGGGTCGACTCCACCTCGGTCGGCGGCTCAACCTGGGAGGTCATGGCCGCCCACGCGGCGGACGCGATCGCCGCCGGGCACGCCAACGCCGTGCTCCTGGTCTACGGCTCCACGGCCCGCGCGGACATCAAGGCGCGGCGCCGCACGTCCAACCTCTCCTTCGGAGCGCGGGGACCGCTGCAGTTCGAGGTCCCGTACGGCCACACGCTGATCTCCAAGTACGCCATGGCCGCCCGCCGCCACATGCACGAGTACGGGACGACGCTGGAGCAGCTCGCCTCCGTCGCCGTACAGGCCCGGGCGAACGCGGCCACGAACCCGGACGCGATGTTCCGCGACCCGCTCACGGTGGACGAGGTCCTCTCCTCCGACATGATCGCGGACCCGTTCACGAAGCTGCACTGCTGCATCCGCTCGGACGGCGGCTGCGCGGTACTCCTGGCCGCGGAGGACTACGTACCCGACACCGCGAAGGCCCCCGTCTGGATCCTGGGGGCGGGCACCTCCGTCTCCCACACCACCATGTCGGAGTGGGAGGACTTCACGGTGTCCCCGGCGGCCGTCTCGGGCCGCATCGCCTTCGAGCGGGCCGGCCTCACCCCGGCGGACGTGGACCTCGCGGAGATCTACGACGCCTTCACCTACATGACCCTGGTGACCCTGGAGGACCTCGGCTTCTGCGCGAAGGGCGAGGGCGGGGCGTTCGTGGAGAAGGGGCGCCTGCTGCGCGACGGGGAACTCCCCGTCAACACCGACGGCGGCGGCCTCTCAGCCTGCCACCCGGGCATGCGCGGCCTGTTCCTCCTGGTCGAGGCGGTCCGCCAGCTCCGCGGCGAGGCGGGGGCCGGCCAGGTCACCAAACCCGGCGGCCGCCTCCCGGAGGTGGCCCTGGCCTCGGGCACGGGCGGCTGGTTCTGCTCGTCGGGAACGGTCCTGCTGGGGCGGGGGTGA
- a CDS encoding acyl-CoA dehydrogenase family protein: MDAAFTAEQDEIRRTLREILGKRCGPDEVKAAVRTAAGHDRELWQQLSRQLGLPGIAVAEEYGGVGCAPADLALACEETGRVLLPSPLLATAALCVPLVTALGTAAQRSALLPPLATGGLTAALAVSGPALATALALTGEDASGQWSGGGRAGGVQARAVAADAAGGGWRLYGEAAQVLDGHSAGLLLVAAHTGGFARSRTLLFLVREDAPGLVRSRQAVLDETRPQARIELRDVPAELLGGEGADVLGALAATGRTASAVLAAEAVGAAGQALARTVEYVRGREQFGRAIGSFQAVKHRLADLYVQVQAARSAAYYAAWDPDQGGLALAQCLEALRMTAGEAIQLHGGIGFTWEHDAHLYFKRAAADELLFGPVHRLRAHAANRAGLFADPAAAMGPLPAPAAREASAPPASPSTSAPPPASPPAQEKVAV, translated from the coding sequence ATGGATGCCGCCTTCACCGCGGAGCAGGACGAGATACGCCGTACCCTGCGCGAGATCCTGGGCAAACGCTGCGGCCCCGACGAGGTCAAGGCCGCAGTCCGCACCGCTGCCGGACACGACCGCGAGCTGTGGCAGCAGCTCTCCCGGCAGCTCGGGCTGCCGGGCATCGCCGTCGCCGAGGAGTACGGCGGCGTCGGCTGCGCCCCCGCCGACCTGGCGCTGGCCTGCGAGGAGACCGGGCGGGTGCTGCTGCCCTCGCCGCTGCTGGCCACCGCCGCGCTGTGCGTGCCGCTGGTCACCGCCCTCGGTACCGCCGCCCAGCGCTCCGCGCTGCTCCCGCCGCTGGCGACGGGCGGGCTGACCGCCGCCCTCGCCGTCAGCGGCCCGGCGCTGGCCACCGCCCTTGCGCTGACCGGCGAGGACGCCTCCGGGCAGTGGTCCGGTGGTGGCCGCGCGGGCGGGGTCCAGGCCCGGGCCGTCGCGGCCGACGCCGCCGGGGGCGGCTGGCGGCTGTACGGGGAGGCCGCCCAGGTGCTCGACGGGCACAGCGCCGGCCTGCTGCTGGTCGCGGCCCACACCGGCGGCTTCGCGCGCAGCCGTACGCTGCTGTTCCTCGTACGGGAGGACGCGCCGGGGCTCGTACGGTCCCGGCAGGCCGTCCTGGACGAGACCCGCCCGCAGGCCAGGATCGAACTGCGGGACGTCCCGGCAGAGTTGCTCGGCGGCGAAGGGGCCGATGTGCTCGGCGCGCTCGCCGCCACCGGGCGCACCGCCTCCGCCGTACTGGCCGCCGAGGCGGTCGGCGCGGCCGGTCAGGCGCTGGCCCGCACGGTGGAGTACGTACGCGGGCGCGAGCAGTTCGGCCGGGCGATCGGCTCCTTCCAGGCGGTCAAGCACCGCCTCGCCGACCTGTACGTGCAGGTGCAGGCGGCCCGCTCGGCGGCCTACTACGCGGCCTGGGACCCGGACCAGGGCGGCCTCGCCCTCGCGCAGTGCCTGGAGGCCCTGCGGATGACCGCGGGGGAGGCGATCCAGCTGCACGGCGGCATCGGCTTCACCTGGGAGCACGACGCGCACCTCTACTTCAAGCGGGCGGCGGCCGACGAGCTGCTGTTCGGCCCGGTCCACCGGCTCCGGGCGCACGCCGCCAACCGCGCGGGCCTGTTCGCGGACCCGGCGGCGGCCATGGGGCCCCTTCCGGCGCCGGCCGCGCGGGAGGCCTCCGCGCCGCCCGCGTCGCCGTCCACGTCTGCGCCCCCGCCCGCGTCCCCGCCCGCACAAGAGAAGGTGGCCGTCTGA
- a CDS encoding nitroreductase family deazaflavin-dependent oxidoreductase, translating to MARVAPGVKLMQKVSSTMLFAKIAPHFIPAMDKAVHRLTRGKVILSAQMLPGVILTAKGARTGEPRTTPLACMPEDGATTWILIGSNFGRPGHPAWTGNLLKHPDADVSWQGRDIPVRARLLAGEERAEAWQAVLRFWPPYAAYQARIEREIRLFRLERR from the coding sequence ATGGCTCGCGTGGCTCCCGGCGTCAAGCTGATGCAGAAGGTCTCCTCGACCATGCTGTTCGCCAAGATCGCACCGCACTTCATCCCCGCCATGGACAAGGCCGTGCACAGGCTGACCCGCGGCAAGGTCATCCTCAGTGCCCAGATGCTGCCGGGCGTGATCCTCACGGCCAAGGGCGCCAGGACCGGTGAGCCGCGCACGACCCCGCTCGCCTGCATGCCGGAGGACGGCGCGACGACGTGGATCCTGATCGGCTCCAACTTCGGCCGGCCCGGGCACCCGGCATGGACCGGGAACCTGCTCAAGCACCCGGACGCGGACGTGAGTTGGCAAGGCCGGGACATCCCCGTCCGGGCCCGGCTGCTGGCGGGTGAGGAACGCGCGGAGGCGTGGCAGGCGGTGCTGAGGTTCTGGCCGCCGTATGCGGCGTACCAGGCGCGCATCGAGCGCGAGATCCGGTTGTTCCGCCTGGAGCGTCGCTGA
- a CDS encoding TetR family transcriptional regulator: MTGQVRTVDGRVAGRRGQATRQKLLDCLSEMLSSSPYRDVKVIDVARKAGTSPATFYQYFPDVEGAVLEIAEQMATEGAQLTSLVEGRTWVGKSGWAAAEELVEGFLEFWRRNDAILRVVDLGAAEGDKRFYKIRMKILNSVTNSLTESMKELQAKGKVDKDISPAAMAGSLVAMLAAVASHQKGFQTWGVKQAELKPNLALLVHLGITGKKPTK, encoded by the coding sequence ATGACAGGACAAGTACGCACCGTCGACGGGCGTGTCGCCGGCCGGCGCGGCCAGGCGACGCGGCAGAAGCTGCTCGACTGCCTCAGCGAGATGCTCAGCTCCTCGCCGTACCGCGACGTCAAAGTGATCGACGTCGCCCGCAAGGCCGGTACCTCCCCCGCGACCTTCTACCAGTACTTCCCGGACGTCGAGGGCGCCGTCCTGGAGATCGCCGAACAAATGGCGACCGAGGGCGCGCAGTTGACGTCGCTCGTCGAGGGTCGGACCTGGGTCGGCAAGTCAGGGTGGGCCGCCGCCGAGGAACTCGTCGAGGGCTTCCTGGAATTCTGGCGCCGCAACGACGCGATCCTGCGGGTCGTCGACCTCGGCGCGGCCGAGGGCGACAAGCGCTTCTACAAGATCCGCATGAAGATCCTGAACTCGGTCACCAACTCCCTCACGGAATCGATGAAGGAGCTCCAGGCCAAGGGCAAGGTCGACAAGGACATCAGCCCCGCGGCGATGGCCGGTTCACTGGTCGCGATGCTGGCCGCGGTCGCCTCGCACCAGAAGGGCTTCCAGACCTGGGGCGTCAAGCAGGCCGAGCTCAAGCCGAACCTGGCACTGCTCGTCCACCTCGGCATCACGGGCAAGAAGCCCACGAAGTAG
- a CDS encoding VOC family protein encodes MAAFAEGAPCWVDASLPDVEAGKRFYGELFGWTFAEGAGAEYGHYTQAYSRGRNVAALAPKPDGRMPTVWGIYLYTTDAYACAQRIRAAGGQMVMDPMPVGPYGTAAMAADPGGAVFGLWQPGTHHGFDAQQEPYTYCWSEVYTRARDAVDVFYAKVFGYVPQDQDDAGVEYRIWSPPGTAPGTDTAVLGRSLITEAFPEAMPAHFLAYFAVPDCDQSVAMVQRLGGRVTADPFDTPYGRIAVVADNQGAVFGLLSEPRTKPAA; translated from the coding sequence ATGGCCGCATTCGCGGAAGGCGCACCCTGCTGGGTGGACGCCTCGCTTCCGGACGTCGAGGCGGGCAAGCGCTTCTACGGTGAGCTCTTCGGGTGGACCTTCGCCGAAGGCGCGGGCGCCGAGTACGGCCACTACACCCAGGCCTACAGCCGCGGCCGCAACGTCGCCGCCCTCGCTCCCAAGCCCGACGGCCGCATGCCCACCGTCTGGGGGATCTACCTCTACACCACCGACGCCTACGCCTGCGCGCAGCGCATCCGCGCCGCCGGCGGCCAGATGGTGATGGACCCGATGCCGGTCGGCCCGTACGGCACCGCGGCGATGGCCGCCGACCCCGGCGGCGCCGTCTTCGGCCTGTGGCAGCCCGGCACCCACCACGGCTTCGACGCCCAGCAGGAGCCGTACACGTACTGCTGGAGCGAGGTCTACACCCGGGCCCGCGACGCCGTCGACGTCTTCTACGCCAAGGTCTTCGGCTACGTCCCGCAGGACCAGGACGACGCCGGCGTCGAGTACCGCATCTGGTCCCCGCCCGGAACCGCGCCCGGCACGGACACCGCCGTCCTCGGCCGCAGCCTGATCACCGAAGCCTTCCCCGAAGCCATGCCCGCGCACTTCCTCGCCTACTTCGCCGTACCGGACTGCGACCAGTCGGTCGCCATGGTGCAGCGGCTCGGCGGCCGGGTCACCGCCGACCCCTTCGACACCCCCTACGGGAGGATCGCGGTCGTCGCCGACAACCAGGGGGCGGTCTTCGGGCTGCTCTCGGAACCCCGGACCAAGCCGGCCGCGTAA